One stretch of Variovorax sp. 54 DNA includes these proteins:
- a CDS encoding DUF3108 domain-containing protein encodes MKKARSNNISRARLLAIVAAVATISACGGGGDGGGAPAFPILPIAEPAPPPPAPAPVSDSSGPCFNEADFREGTVVEFEAAKPGTDPAKPSFVRKAATEGREAFGGANPISVNVGSETFTYPAFQQRTVKKEYKDLVNGSFLLYGKSTTYTSTIDPTFVPSVPAGYPLKQVSTVSQVFTPPFAFPVDMTPGQVVSQQSTAAKTSVLNGQSGTTVSLPASGELTYHGREQLDTPLGTFNTCKLSLKIAVGAAGISKDITREFWLAAEGPYRGQLLKGGDSKTAMVVTKMTYSPK; translated from the coding sequence TTGAAGAAAGCACGTTCTAACAACATCTCGCGCGCGCGATTGCTTGCAATTGTTGCCGCAGTCGCAACGATTTCCGCATGCGGCGGTGGCGGAGACGGTGGTGGCGCCCCCGCGTTTCCCATCTTGCCCATCGCTGAACCCGCCCCGCCGCCACCCGCACCAGCGCCCGTGTCAGACAGCTCGGGCCCTTGCTTCAATGAGGCCGACTTCCGCGAAGGCACGGTTGTGGAATTCGAGGCAGCCAAGCCAGGAACGGACCCAGCGAAGCCTTCCTTCGTCAGAAAAGCAGCGACCGAGGGCCGCGAGGCATTCGGCGGCGCGAATCCGATCTCGGTGAACGTGGGTTCGGAAACCTTCACCTATCCGGCGTTTCAGCAACGCACCGTCAAGAAGGAATACAAGGACCTCGTGAACGGCAGCTTTCTGCTCTACGGGAAATCGACCACGTACACGAGCACGATCGATCCAACGTTCGTGCCTTCAGTGCCTGCCGGCTATCCGCTGAAGCAGGTCAGCACGGTGTCCCAGGTCTTCACGCCGCCGTTTGCGTTCCCGGTCGACATGACACCGGGGCAGGTCGTCAGCCAACAATCCACGGCGGCAAAGACGTCAGTCCTCAACGGCCAGAGCGGCACGACCGTGTCGCTGCCCGCGAGTGGCGAACTCACGTACCACGGCCGTGAGCAGCTGGACACGCCACTGGGCACGTTCAACACCTGCAAGCTCTCGCTCAAGATCGCGGTGGGCGCGGCGGGGATCAGCAAGGACATCACGCGAGAGTTCTGGCTCGCTGCCGAAGGCCCGTATCGCGGCCAACTGCTGAAGGGCGGCGATTCGAAGACGGCGATGGTTGTGACGAAGATGACCTACTCGCCCAAGTAA
- a CDS encoding alpha-hydroxy acid oxidase: MPDLSKITCIEDLRAIAQQRVPKMFYDYADSGAWTEGTYRANESDFQKIKLRQRVAVNMEGRSTRTTMIGQEVAMPVAIAPTGLTGMQHADGEILGARAAKAFGIPFTLSTMSICSLEDIAENTDRHPFWFQLYVMKDRDFIERLIDRAKAANVSALQLTLDLQILGQRHKDIKNGLSTPPKPTIKNLINLATKPRWCMGMLGTKRRTFGNIAGHAKGVKDLSSLSSWTAEQFDPALSWADVEWIKKRWGGKLILKGIMDAEDARLAVASGADALIVSNHGGRQLDGAPSSIAALPAIADAVGSQIEVWMDGGVRSGQDVLKARALGARGTLIGRSFLYGLGAYGQEGVTRALQIIHKELDITMAFCGRTQIDDVRSDILLPGTF, encoded by the coding sequence GTGCCCGACCTTTCCAAGATCACCTGCATCGAAGACCTGCGGGCGATCGCCCAGCAGCGCGTGCCGAAGATGTTCTACGACTACGCCGACTCCGGCGCCTGGACCGAGGGCACCTACCGCGCCAACGAGAGCGACTTTCAGAAGATCAAGCTGCGCCAGCGCGTGGCCGTGAACATGGAAGGCCGCTCCACCCGCACCACCATGATCGGCCAGGAGGTCGCCATGCCCGTGGCCATCGCGCCCACGGGCCTGACCGGCATGCAGCACGCCGACGGCGAGATCCTGGGCGCCCGCGCGGCCAAGGCCTTCGGCATCCCGTTCACGCTCTCCACCATGAGCATCTGCTCGCTGGAAGACATTGCCGAGAACACCGACCGCCACCCCTTCTGGTTCCAGCTCTACGTGATGAAGGACCGCGACTTCATCGAGCGCCTGATCGACCGCGCCAAGGCCGCTAACGTGTCGGCGCTGCAGCTCACGCTCGACCTGCAGATCCTCGGCCAGCGCCACAAGGACATCAAGAACGGCCTGTCCACGCCGCCCAAGCCCACGATCAAGAACCTCATCAACCTGGCGACCAAGCCGCGCTGGTGCATGGGCATGCTGGGCACCAAGCGCCGCACCTTCGGCAACATCGCCGGCCACGCCAAGGGCGTGAAAGACCTGTCGTCGCTGTCGTCATGGACCGCCGAACAGTTCGACCCGGCCTTGAGCTGGGCGGACGTCGAATGGATCAAGAAGCGCTGGGGCGGCAAGCTGATCCTCAAGGGCATCATGGACGCCGAAGACGCACGCCTGGCCGTGGCCAGCGGCGCCGACGCGCTCATCGTCTCCAACCACGGCGGTCGCCAGCTCGACGGCGCGCCCTCGTCCATCGCGGCCCTGCCGGCCATCGCCGATGCCGTGGGCAGCCAGATCGAGGTGTGGATGGACGGCGGCGTGCGCAGCGGGCAAGACGTGCTCAAGGCCCGCGCCCTGGGCGCACGCGGCACGCTGATCGGGCGCAGCTTCCTGTACGGTCTGGGCGCCTACGGCCAGGAAGGCGTGACGCGCGCGCTGCAGATCATCCACAAGGAACTGGACATCACGATGGCTTTCTGCGGACGCACACAGATCGACGATGTGCGTTCGGACATCCTCTTGCCGGGGACGTTCTGA
- a CDS encoding LysR substrate-binding domain-containing protein → MASTRLPSTQGLQAFEAVARLRSVNVAAEELSVTPSAVSHRIRQLETQLELKLFTGNDFGLSADGVAYLARVREAIAALQQVPGREPASQVRRLRVAVTPTFSRQMLLPRLAEFRDAYPTIELMLQVTMPVRNFTAEDADIELRFGTGPFHDREFCQLLADDVSPVCSPAYLERHGPFDEHFSTDAEVARVQLLRTPLESWRIWFKACGIGLPEPAVGHQFNDLGLALDAAAEDFGVVLMHLRLGRAWIDNGRLVRLSPHSAPSPNAYFLCWRPGTMERWECATFVEWLRQALREPG, encoded by the coding sequence ATGGCATCGACGCGACTCCCCTCGACCCAGGGCCTGCAGGCCTTCGAGGCCGTCGCGCGGCTGCGCAGCGTGAACGTCGCGGCCGAGGAGCTCAGCGTCACGCCCAGCGCGGTCAGCCACCGCATCCGGCAGCTCGAGACGCAGCTCGAGCTCAAGCTCTTCACGGGCAACGACTTCGGCCTGAGCGCCGACGGCGTGGCCTATCTGGCGCGCGTGCGCGAGGCCATTGCGGCGCTGCAGCAGGTGCCGGGGCGCGAGCCCGCGTCGCAGGTGCGGCGGCTGCGCGTGGCGGTCACGCCCACCTTCTCGCGCCAGATGCTGCTGCCCCGGCTGGCCGAGTTCCGCGACGCCTACCCGACCATCGAGCTGATGCTGCAGGTGACCATGCCGGTGCGCAACTTCACCGCAGAAGACGCCGACATCGAGTTGCGCTTCGGCACCGGCCCGTTCCACGACCGCGAGTTCTGCCAGCTGCTGGCCGACGACGTCTCGCCGGTGTGCAGCCCCGCCTACCTGGAACGCCACGGGCCCTTCGACGAGCACTTTTCGACCGACGCCGAGGTGGCCCGCGTGCAGCTGCTGCGCACGCCGCTGGAGTCGTGGCGCATCTGGTTCAAGGCCTGCGGCATCGGCCTGCCCGAGCCGGCCGTGGGCCACCAGTTCAACGACCTGGGGCTGGCGCTCGATGCCGCCGCCGAAGACTTCGGCGTGGTGCTCATGCACCTGCGGCTGGGCCGCGCCTGGATCGACAACGGCCGGCTGGTGCGCCTGTCGCCGCACAGCGCGCCCTCGCCCAACGCCTACTTCCTGTGCTGGCGCCCGGGCACCATGGAGCGCTGGGAATGCGCCACCTTCGTCGAATGGCTGCGCCAGGCGCTGCGCGAGCCGGGCTGA